Proteins encoded in a region of the Treponema sp. J25 genome:
- a CDS encoding extracellular solute-binding protein has product MKRSILWGIAVLAWMTLINCGGAKPAQVKGKITVWCWDPNFNGYSMQKAAEVYKKINPDVTVEIVDIPENIEGKIEAGLQAGGAGLPDIALFQDFVIERFIQNYPGAFVDLKAEGVDYSKFAQYKLGPMTEGDKIYGIPFDTGSTGFFVRADMLQAAGLNPDDYQKNMTWSEIIELGEKVKAKIGKPFIAYDTTVFDFLRIMVQSTGTQFFNEDGSVNFTSPAMLKSIEYLKTMHQKGLLYMTEGWNNWIAAFNGGEAAGMLTAIWIIGTLKSQPQNAGKWMVIPTPLVEGVPGAQNASNNGGSSWYVFTKAPNKVAAIDFLKKAWATESPEVLEFYNTILKGAGAMGTFLPSRNGSNYTAPDEFFYKNQAVYKDFATWMENVPSLRYTPNYVAMRGAVNNALNKMFNGQLKTPEEVAKAALEEYKQVTGNQ; this is encoded by the coding sequence TATTCTATGCAGAAAGCCGCAGAAGTGTACAAAAAAATTAATCCCGATGTAACTGTAGAAATTGTGGATATCCCAGAAAACATCGAAGGAAAGATAGAAGCGGGACTTCAGGCTGGTGGGGCAGGATTGCCGGACATTGCCTTGTTCCAAGATTTTGTTATTGAGCGTTTTATCCAAAACTATCCCGGTGCTTTTGTAGACCTCAAAGCAGAGGGGGTAGATTACAGTAAATTTGCCCAGTACAAATTGGGACCCATGACCGAAGGTGATAAAATTTACGGAATTCCCTTTGATACGGGAAGTACCGGCTTTTTTGTGCGGGCTGATATGTTGCAAGCTGCAGGACTCAATCCTGATGATTACCAGAAAAACATGACCTGGTCTGAGATAATTGAGTTAGGAGAAAAGGTTAAAGCAAAAATAGGCAAGCCCTTTATTGCCTATGATACCACGGTGTTTGATTTTCTCAGGATTATGGTCCAATCGACAGGTACTCAGTTCTTTAATGAGGATGGTTCGGTAAATTTTACTTCCCCCGCTATGCTTAAATCAATCGAATATCTCAAAACTATGCACCAAAAAGGGCTTCTTTATATGACCGAGGGATGGAACAATTGGATTGCAGCTTTTAATGGGGGAGAGGCAGCGGGCATGCTTACGGCAATCTGGATTATTGGTACTTTAAAATCCCAGCCCCAGAATGCAGGAAAATGGATGGTAATTCCAACTCCCCTTGTGGAAGGAGTTCCGGGTGCTCAAAATGCATCGAACAATGGGGGATCTAGCTGGTATGTGTTTACAAAGGCGCCTAATAAGGTCGCGGCTATTGATTTTTTGAAAAAAGCCTGGGCAACGGAATCTCCAGAGGTGCTTGAGTTTTACAATACCATACTTAAAGGGGCAGGAGCTATGGGAACTTTCTTACCATCCCGTAATGGTTCCAATTATACTGCCCCCGACGAATTCTTCTATAAAAATCAAGCGGTTTACAAAGATTTTGCTACCTGGATGGAAAACGTACCTTCCCTTCGCTATACCCCTAACTATGTAGCTATGCGGGGAGCTGTGAATAACGCCCTGAACAAAATGTTTAATGGCCAGTTAAAAACCCCTGAAGAAGTTGCGAAAGCCGCGCTTGAAGAATACAAACAGGTAACAGGGAATCAGTAA
- a CDS encoding sugar ABC transporter permease, with the protein MEVKLKGRFHRYLNRIGWAYVTPALVFYGLFMVYPVFYSLVMVTQKWRGFNRQFVGLGNFVRMAQDSIFWKALSHNFIFMAIQIPLMIFLALILATWLNTEIRRFRGVFRTIFFLPCVTSLVAYSVLFRILLQTNGLFNNLLKDLHLISEPIGWLTNGFWAKVTIMIALTWRWTGYNMVFFLVGMQNIDNEIYEAAEVDGASRIRQFFSITLPLLTPVILFSAVTSTNGTMQLFDEPNILTWGGGPSNETMTVALYIYNQAFVLNSDLGYAATLSYVMVIIAALLAFVQLRLLGDKEK; encoded by the coding sequence GTGGAAGTAAAATTAAAAGGACGATTTCATCGATATCTTAATAGAATTGGCTGGGCTTATGTAACCCCTGCCCTTGTGTTTTATGGGCTTTTCATGGTGTATCCGGTCTTTTATTCTCTTGTAATGGTTACCCAAAAATGGAGGGGCTTTAACCGTCAGTTTGTTGGTTTGGGGAATTTTGTCCGGATGGCCCAGGATAGTATTTTCTGGAAAGCCTTGAGCCATAACTTTATTTTTATGGCTATCCAGATCCCTTTGATGATTTTTCTTGCCCTTATTCTTGCTACCTGGCTTAACACGGAAATCCGCCGGTTTCGGGGAGTCTTTCGTACAATTTTTTTCCTGCCCTGTGTTACCTCCCTCGTAGCCTATTCGGTCCTTTTTAGAATATTGCTGCAAACAAATGGCCTTTTTAATAATCTCTTAAAAGATTTACATCTTATTTCTGAGCCCATTGGATGGCTTACCAATGGATTTTGGGCAAAGGTTACCATTATGATAGCTCTTACCTGGCGATGGACCGGATACAATATGGTGTTTTTTCTGGTGGGTATGCAGAATATTGATAATGAGATTTATGAAGCCGCAGAAGTTGATGGGGCAAGCCGGATTCGACAGTTTTTTAGTATTACCCTACCTCTTTTAACGCCGGTGATTCTTTTTTCAGCTGTGACATCAACAAATGGGACCATGCAACTTTTTGATGAGCCTAATATTCTTACCTGGGGTGGGGGACCTTCTAATGAAACAATGACGGTAGCCTTATATATTTATAACCAGGCCTTTGTATTAAACTCAGACCTTGGTTATGCGGCAACCCTTTCCTATGTAATGGTAATTATTGCAGCTCTTCTAGCATTTGTGCAATTAAGACTGTTGGGGGATAAAGAAAAATGA
- a CDS encoding carbohydrate ABC transporter permease: MRRTHTISYFIIRFILLIGAFVSIFPFIWMIIGTTQNPNDVVRGVLKPGAEFLSNWNKVNSSYSVFTFFMNSFVIAFTTVAGGLVINGLAAFGFEKYRSRKREAFFNILLVSMILPQMAIVIPLFRQMAFFNLLNTRIAIILPSLVSVFIIFFLRQNFKMFPTEIMEAARVDGAGELSIFLRIVVPSMKATFASASIYLFLGQWNSYLWPLMTILSDAKKTLPIAMSSMMRAYTIEYGGLMILVCISTLPILVLFLTMQRQFVAGLLGSIK; encoded by the coding sequence ATGAGGCGAACCCATACTATTTCGTATTTTATTATTCGTTTTATTCTTTTAATTGGGGCGTTTGTAAGTATTTTCCCTTTTATATGGATGATAATTGGAACTACTCAAAACCCTAACGATGTGGTTCGAGGTGTGCTAAAACCGGGGGCAGAATTCCTTTCGAATTGGAATAAAGTAAATAGTAGTTATTCGGTTTTTACATTTTTTATGAATTCCTTTGTGATTGCTTTTACCACCGTAGCGGGAGGTCTTGTTATAAATGGTTTAGCAGCCTTTGGTTTTGAAAAATATCGTTCCAGAAAACGGGAAGCTTTTTTTAATATTCTCCTGGTATCGATGATCTTACCCCAGATGGCCATTGTTATTCCACTTTTTAGACAGATGGCTTTTTTCAATCTATTAAATACTCGGATTGCTATTATTCTTCCTTCATTAGTTTCGGTTTTTATTATCTTTTTCCTTCGCCAGAATTTTAAGATGTTTCCTACTGAAATTATGGAAGCTGCCCGTGTTGATGGTGCCGGTGAATTGAGTATTTTTCTTCGGATTGTAGTTCCTTCGATGAAAGCAACTTTTGCCTCTGCCAGTATCTACTTGTTTTTAGGTCAATGGAATTCTTACCTGTGGCCCCTAATGACTATTCTTTCGGATGCAAAGAAAACCCTTCCTATCGCTATGTCTTCCATGATGCGAGCTTATACTATTGAATATGGAGGGCTCATGATCCTTGTATGTATTTCTACTCTACCCATTTTAGTGTTGTTCTTAACGATGCAACGTCAATTTGTGGCTGGGCTCTTAGGTTCTATTAAATGA
- a CDS encoding LacI family DNA-binding transcriptional regulator, which translates to MVTREDVARRAGVSTATVSNVLRGRKFVSAELSRRVYAAIEELGYIPNRAARSLASRRTDHVGILVPSLQNPYYGAVAEGMETVAREHGYIVSLVMAEGPSDQYITRIIERQMDGVFLSDYSFGFTPGQLHHMYERGVRFVVGGDSARSAATRETLHGARITVDYHGAMQHLFDMLYRYGHRRVAFLSGNDPAIHEARAEEFEYWRAYYRMDQDPTLFIPGNPPYRTLVEDGYRDMKQFLSRHIPFTALIALNDLMAIGALRAIREEGLRVPEEVSVIGCDNIYLSETTVPSLTTIHIPKYEIGIKAMEILMNMIEENEYEDAVLQAHLVIRESLGPAGKGNNGS; encoded by the coding sequence ATGGTAACCCGAGAAGATGTGGCCCGACGGGCAGGGGTTTCTACTGCAACCGTATCGAACGTATTGCGGGGAAGAAAATTTGTAAGTGCAGAGCTTTCCCGTCGGGTGTATGCTGCAATAGAGGAATTAGGCTACATACCCAATCGAGCTGCTCGGAGTCTCGCTTCTCGTCGGACTGACCATGTGGGTATCCTTGTGCCAAGTTTACAAAACCCCTATTATGGGGCCGTTGCAGAAGGGATGGAAACGGTTGCCCGGGAACATGGGTATATTGTCTCTCTTGTGATGGCAGAAGGTCCTTCAGATCAGTATATAACCCGGATTATTGAACGCCAAATGGATGGAGTTTTTCTCTCTGATTATAGTTTTGGTTTTACTCCTGGGCAGCTTCATCATATGTACGAGAGAGGTGTTCGTTTTGTTGTTGGAGGTGATTCGGCCCGTTCGGCGGCAACCAGGGAAACTCTCCATGGCGCCCGGATTACCGTGGATTACCATGGGGCAATGCAGCATTTATTTGATATGCTGTATCGCTATGGACATCGGAGAGTTGCCTTTCTGAGTGGTAACGATCCTGCCATTCATGAGGCCCGGGCCGAAGAATTTGAATATTGGCGTGCCTATTACCGGATGGATCAGGATCCTACCCTGTTTATCCCTGGGAATCCTCCTTATCGCACCCTGGTAGAGGATGGTTATCGGGATATGAAACAATTTCTGTCCCGCCATATTCCGTTTACAGCACTTATTGCTCTCAATGATCTTATGGCAATCGGGGCGCTACGGGCTATTCGGGAAGAAGGGTTGCGGGTACCAGAAGAGGTATCGGTGATAGGATGTGATAATATCTATCTGTCAGAAACAACGGTTCCTTCTCTAACAACTATTCACATCCCTAAATATGAAATTGGTATTAAAGCTATGGAAATTCTGATGAATATGATAGAAGAAAATGAATATGAAGATGCGGTTTTGCAGGCACACCTCGTCATACGAGAAAGCTTAGGGCCTGCGGGGAAGGGGAATAACGGCTCTTAA
- a CDS encoding metalloregulator ArsR/SmtB family transcription factor — MQDETDYSCSCSEVDSTTLEKIRSSLWTVPKLLGLSEIFKVLSDPGRLRILNALMVHQQLCVCDLAALLEVSQSAISHQLAILRRARLVRPYREGKVVYYQLDDQHVNALISVALEHISEQGIV; from the coding sequence ATGCAGGACGAAACAGACTATTCCTGTTCCTGTTCAGAGGTAGATTCCACAACCCTTGAGAAAATTCGGTCTTCCCTGTGGACGGTTCCCAAACTTTTGGGCCTTTCTGAGATTTTTAAGGTCCTCTCGGATCCGGGGCGGCTACGGATTCTCAATGCCCTGATGGTGCATCAGCAATTGTGTGTGTGTGACCTTGCGGCCCTGCTGGAGGTAAGTCAGTCTGCCATAAGTCACCAACTGGCCATTTTGCGACGAGCCCGGTTGGTTCGTCCCTACCGGGAAGGAAAGGTGGTGTATTACCAGCTTGATGATCAGCATGTGAATGCCCTCATCTCGGTGGCGCTGGAACATATCTCTGAGCAGGGGATTGTGTAG
- a CDS encoding heavy metal translocating P-type ATPase: MDDTTCAVCAATSQKESSESVCSDIQEKGALKKHGPSREKMLSKEQYQEALVLVLCFVMALLGILLHEGVWRFPGSMVFSYGILGLTYGIAAFPVLRGAWRNIRRGKVFDELFLMSLASLGAILLGAWEEAVGVMVFYRIGEFLQEYAVLRSRRSIRSLIALRPSTVRIQKDEAWVEVPPETVPAGSRILLRSGERLALDSRILEGRGTFDTSAITGESLPKAAEPGEEALAGYILKEGTLILRSERAYTDSTLARILHLVEKAQERKAPVELFVSRFARYYTPVVVILALLVALVPPFVVPGASFYTWMYRALVMLVISCPCAFVLSVPLTYFAGLGGMARRGILLKGAVVLDTLVKLRTVVFDKTGTLTRGEFQVSKLQAQDPHSAEELLTYAAVATVHSNHPLSRAIQQQWERRGLPLPQPDEGSFYEIPGHGSVVSFNGKEVLAGNDRLLHLKEIPHTCREDDATTVHVALAGELVGSVHLEDQLKQDAPRVVRELKKRGVQHIALFTGDSAVPAQQAGAAAGVDEVHHSLRPEEKLERLERLMEDGEGAPVAFVGDGINDGPVLARSDVGIAMGKGGSDLAIEQAEVVLMTDDLSRIPEAVDRARKTRRIVWQNILFALGVKLAVLTLGAVGQATMWEGVLADVGVALLAVLNALRAYR, from the coding sequence ATGGATGATACCACCTGCGCCGTTTGCGCGGCCACTAGTCAAAAAGAATCCTCTGAAAGCGTGTGTTCGGATATTCAGGAAAAAGGGGCCCTCAAAAAACATGGCCCTTCCCGGGAGAAGATGCTCTCAAAAGAGCAGTATCAAGAGGCCCTGGTGTTGGTTCTCTGCTTCGTTATGGCCCTGCTTGGTATCCTGTTGCATGAAGGGGTGTGGCGGTTCCCTGGCAGTATGGTTTTCTCCTATGGGATTCTGGGACTTACGTATGGGATTGCGGCCTTTCCCGTTCTGCGGGGAGCCTGGAGAAATATTCGCCGGGGAAAGGTTTTTGACGAACTGTTCTTAATGTCCCTTGCCTCACTGGGGGCCATCTTGTTAGGTGCCTGGGAAGAGGCGGTAGGGGTGATGGTGTTTTATCGAATCGGAGAGTTCCTGCAGGAATACGCGGTGCTCCGTAGTCGGCGTTCTATCCGTTCTCTTATAGCATTGCGCCCTTCTACCGTACGGATACAAAAGGATGAGGCGTGGGTAGAAGTTCCCCCCGAAACGGTCCCTGCGGGAAGTCGTATCCTCTTACGGTCAGGGGAACGGCTTGCTCTGGACAGCCGGATCCTGGAAGGCCGGGGCACCTTTGATACTTCTGCTATCACAGGAGAATCCCTCCCGAAGGCCGCGGAACCAGGGGAGGAGGCTCTGGCGGGATATATTCTCAAAGAGGGGACCCTTATTCTTCGCAGTGAACGGGCCTACACTGATTCTACCCTTGCCCGAATTCTGCATCTGGTAGAAAAAGCCCAGGAGCGAAAGGCTCCGGTGGAACTTTTTGTAAGCCGCTTTGCCCGTTATTATACACCGGTGGTGGTGATTCTGGCCCTTCTGGTTGCCCTGGTACCTCCTTTTGTAGTGCCAGGGGCCTCGTTCTATACGTGGATGTATCGGGCCCTGGTGATGCTGGTTATCTCCTGTCCCTGTGCCTTTGTGCTCAGTGTCCCCCTTACCTATTTTGCTGGCCTTGGGGGAATGGCCCGCCGGGGGATCCTTTTGAAGGGGGCGGTGGTGCTGGATACCCTGGTCAAGCTGCGCACGGTGGTGTTTGATAAGACCGGAACCCTCACCCGGGGAGAGTTTCAGGTTTCTAAACTCCAGGCTCAGGACCCCCATTCGGCGGAAGAACTCCTTACCTATGCAGCGGTTGCGACGGTCCATTCGAATCACCCCCTTTCGCGGGCTATTCAACAACAGTGGGAACGCCGGGGGCTCCCTCTGCCGCAGCCTGATGAGGGATCCTTCTATGAAATTCCGGGTCATGGAAGCGTGGTCTCTTTTAATGGAAAGGAAGTCCTCGCAGGGAACGATCGACTCCTTCATCTTAAGGAAATACCCCATACCTGTCGCGAAGATGATGCTACCACCGTCCATGTGGCACTGGCGGGAGAACTGGTTGGTTCGGTGCACCTGGAGGATCAATTAAAGCAAGATGCTCCCCGGGTAGTTCGGGAACTGAAAAAGCGGGGAGTTCAGCATATTGCCCTTTTTACGGGGGATAGCGCCGTACCAGCCCAGCAGGCAGGTGCTGCCGCAGGGGTAGATGAGGTTCACCACAGCCTGCGACCTGAGGAAAAACTCGAACGGCTCGAACGCTTGATGGAAGACGGTGAGGGCGCCCCCGTAGCCTTTGTGGGGGATGGGATAAATGATGGGCCTGTTCTCGCCCGTTCTGATGTGGGAATTGCCATGGGGAAGGGTGGATCGGATCTGGCTATCGAACAGGCGGAAGTGGTCCTTATGACCGATGATCTTTCCCGTATCCCCGAGGCAGTTGACCGGGCCCGGAAAACCCGTCGTATCGTGTGGCAAAATATCCTGTTTGCCCTGGGCGTAAAACTCGCTGTTCTTACCCTGGGTGCCGTTGGACAGGCCACCATGTGGGAAGGGGTGCTCGCTGATGTGGGGGTGGCGCTCCTGGCGGTGCTTAATGCTCTCCGGGCATATCGCTAA
- a CDS encoding glycoside hydrolase family 88 protein produces MEQGVPASYEALNTAVATTVMNTHPVGSLAWNYESGLILCALWELAKVSKEQPFLDHEKITHYVKGQVDTLILDDGSIKGYKKDEFNLDQINSGKIVLELYETYKDERYLKACQILRNQLRDHPRTELGGYWHKKIYPHQIWLDGLYMYGPFAVRWAQIQGEEELLREVAKNLQDIREKTLDPETGLLRHAWDERALQLWADPRTGRSPHAWGRAMGWYCMALVDVLGFFSEEQAEYQRLRSILEDCLTTILRYRDPQEKLWYQILDQRGRTGNYLETSCSSMFCYTMAKAWNRNILTDETLIQSARESYTAIVKRYLRTDTEGKTHLGGICKVAGLGGNPYRDGSFAYYMSEPVVEDDFKGLGPFILAGAELIRAQRKG; encoded by the coding sequence ATGGAACAAGGAGTCCCGGCTTCCTATGAGGCCTTGAATACCGCCGTTGCAACTACAGTGATGAATACCCATCCTGTTGGCTCATTAGCATGGAATTATGAATCGGGTCTTATTCTCTGTGCTCTCTGGGAACTTGCAAAGGTATCAAAGGAACAACCATTTCTTGACCATGAAAAGATAACTCACTATGTGAAGGGTCAGGTAGACACATTGATTTTAGACGATGGAAGCATCAAGGGATACAAAAAAGACGAATTCAATCTTGATCAAATAAACAGTGGGAAAATAGTTCTGGAACTGTACGAAACCTATAAAGACGAACGGTATCTAAAGGCCTGTCAGATCCTGCGGAATCAGCTTCGTGATCATCCTCGGACCGAACTCGGTGGTTATTGGCATAAGAAGATTTACCCCCACCAGATCTGGCTAGATGGTTTGTATATGTACGGCCCCTTTGCGGTACGGTGGGCACAGATTCAGGGTGAAGAAGAACTGCTGCGAGAAGTAGCCAAAAATCTCCAGGACATTCGAGAAAAAACATTGGATCCTGAGACAGGCCTCTTGCGGCACGCCTGGGATGAGCGGGCCCTGCAACTCTGGGCCGATCCTCGAACGGGCAGATCCCCCCATGCCTGGGGACGAGCCATGGGGTGGTACTGTATGGCCCTGGTGGATGTATTGGGCTTCTTTTCCGAAGAACAGGCTGAATATCAACGGCTCCGTTCAATTTTAGAGGATTGTCTTACCACGATTCTGCGGTATAGGGATCCTCAAGAAAAGCTGTGGTACCAAATATTAGATCAGAGAGGAAGAACAGGAAATTATTTGGAAACATCCTGTTCCTCTATGTTCTGTTATACCATGGCAAAGGCATGGAACAGAAACATACTCACCGATGAGACGTTGATTCAATCTGCCAGAGAATCGTATACCGCGATAGTGAAGCGCTATCTCCGAACCGATACAGAGGGCAAGACCCATCTGGGTGGAATCTGTAAGGTGGCGGGCCTTGGTGGTAATCCGTATCGAGATGGCTCATTTGCGTACTACATGAGCGAGCCCGTGGTAGAAGACGATTTTAAAGGACTAGGGCCCTTTATCTTAGCAGGGGCCGAACTTATCCGGGCCCAGAGGAAAGGGTAA
- a CDS encoding substrate-binding domain-containing protein — protein sequence MKHRAGKNIALILANIHSGSSLKILSPLMREVQKTEHTLYLFPGGRLEAEDTEEQLRNKIYSLIAESVDGVISWASSLGGVVNQENLTDFHHQFDHLPLVTMAHEIPGKPVVRIDAYSALVSLLDHFYSHHGIRRFAFIQGPREHFSAQDRLRAFRDFHHKKQLPLEENCISSPFGWNEGDQGIQELMDSRHLMPGKDFEALIACSDLQLYRAVEILQRRGFRIPQDLLVGGFNNSIESKIAFPPFTTVDSPVEEQAIIAFRELLHLFTGQTISPRRDLQGSLIIRRSCGCIPQLDIYDQLCVQSSKCDEGYSPQLTEFIPIDTPIIAQILGTDREEQDAWIIPLLEAFKQACLGETNRFPDLLESLIERHIQKGRDIAPWQTVITYLIQRVQRSFPESLQEDSRVILDKARLIISEGILRMHQVYEWTNEQQWTIIRKLERDLINVQNRTELSGVLHHYLPSLGIKQGYVIETSATGEGHCIAGFDNQGPLELVVPLLCEGGKFLPPSLFPHDPGSMWLIEPLISQRQFLGWAVLRMGVSTGTVYEEIRSALSNSLMSLRAIENLRQAQKAAEQAEKIKSRFLAHVSQELLQPLERITTEIDTLGKQKRSEGLQATIGSIKEELHHQARLVKDILELSRAEVGDLRIESRLFSLGAILKKVQEDMKKQYPLFQVEPPTTPPLLMGDARRIEEILTTLAGLWPLKGILWKIEGNYLVLTIYHEGLLSANGTLHQETALLLAQRIVAAHEGMLEYFQEEENQGWLLKFPLPTLQGRGIIDRSGPILVVGTSTGTFPSSIFIDPARKKEFTDLSELFDKKEVYSEVSMLVIFLSPLSSEDLVLLYTILKDPLFQTIPIALFPREDSTLVVGESILSYLSEKNSLPQEKVILLYRFYGELKRETIVTLSRLNYLDIQIAEDPEELATKLKKIRQVHLILCSELPSNYEEILELPSVREGTPPFVILSEQKIEENLVEQSGAKGNCLLLNAGIYQEQEFLSLLKRLLEGKSLLPPYTGILVKRALLYLNQHYQENILRWKLAEYVHISEDYLSRIFKKEISMSPWEYLIRLRISMAKKLLTQKTATISEIAEMVGFSDQAYFCRVFKKYTGRSPLSFRRKEGQPKGL from the coding sequence ATGAAACATCGGGCTGGTAAAAATATCGCCCTTATTTTAGCCAACATTCACAGTGGTTCATCTTTAAAAATCCTTTCCCCTCTTATGCGAGAAGTTCAAAAAACCGAGCATACCCTCTATCTTTTTCCCGGCGGACGCCTTGAGGCGGAGGATACAGAAGAGCAGCTTCGAAACAAAATTTACTCCCTGATCGCCGAATCGGTAGACGGAGTGATTTCCTGGGCATCCAGTCTAGGTGGGGTCGTAAACCAGGAGAATCTAACCGATTTTCATCATCAATTTGATCACCTCCCCCTGGTTACCATGGCTCATGAAATACCTGGCAAACCGGTGGTACGAATCGATGCCTACAGCGCACTTGTTTCTTTGTTAGATCATTTTTACAGCCACCATGGGATTCGCCGTTTTGCGTTTATTCAGGGGCCCCGGGAACATTTTTCTGCCCAGGATAGGCTACGGGCGTTTCGGGACTTTCATCATAAAAAACAGCTTCCCCTTGAAGAGAACTGCATCTCCTCCCCCTTTGGATGGAACGAAGGGGATCAGGGCATCCAGGAACTCATGGATAGCCGGCACCTTATGCCGGGGAAGGACTTTGAGGCCCTCATTGCCTGTAGCGATTTACAATTGTATCGGGCGGTGGAAATCTTACAACGCCGGGGTTTTAGGATCCCCCAGGATCTTCTGGTGGGGGGCTTTAACAACTCTATCGAAAGTAAAATTGCCTTTCCTCCTTTTACCACCGTCGATTCTCCGGTAGAAGAGCAAGCAATCATTGCCTTCCGGGAACTACTCCACCTGTTTACCGGGCAAACCATTAGTCCCCGCAGGGATTTACAGGGGTCTCTTATTATTCGACGTTCCTGCGGGTGTATTCCTCAGCTTGATATCTACGATCAGCTCTGTGTCCAGAGTAGTAAATGTGACGAAGGGTATTCGCCGCAATTAACCGAATTTATCCCCATAGATACCCCTATTATTGCCCAGATCCTGGGGACTGACCGGGAAGAGCAGGATGCCTGGATAATTCCCCTTCTGGAAGCCTTTAAACAGGCCTGTCTCGGGGAGACTAATCGATTCCCCGATTTATTAGAAAGCCTTATAGAACGACACATCCAAAAGGGGCGGGATATTGCTCCCTGGCAAACGGTTATTACCTACCTGATACAACGGGTACAGCGTTCTTTCCCTGAATCATTACAAGAGGACTCTCGGGTGATACTCGACAAGGCCCGTCTGATTATTTCGGAAGGGATTCTCCGCATGCACCAGGTGTATGAGTGGACCAACGAACAACAATGGACGATTATTCGAAAGCTTGAACGGGATCTCATCAATGTCCAGAATAGAACCGAATTATCGGGCGTATTGCATCACTATTTACCCTCTTTAGGCATTAAACAGGGATATGTCATAGAAACAAGCGCTACGGGAGAAGGCCACTGTATTGCAGGTTTCGATAACCAGGGCCCCCTTGAATTAGTAGTGCCCCTCCTCTGTGAAGGGGGAAAGTTCCTTCCGCCAAGTCTGTTTCCTCACGATCCAGGAAGCATGTGGTTGATAGAGCCCCTTATTTCGCAGCGACAATTTCTGGGATGGGCCGTGCTCCGTATGGGGGTATCCACTGGTACCGTTTACGAAGAAATTCGAAGTGCCCTCTCCAACAGCCTTATGAGCCTCAGGGCTATCGAAAACCTAAGACAGGCCCAAAAAGCGGCAGAACAGGCAGAAAAAATAAAAAGCCGTTTCCTTGCCCATGTAAGCCAGGAACTTCTTCAGCCCTTAGAAAGGATTACCACAGAGATTGACACGTTAGGCAAGCAAAAAAGAAGCGAAGGCCTTCAAGCTACGATAGGCTCTATAAAGGAAGAACTCCATCATCAAGCCCGGCTGGTAAAAGATATTCTGGAACTTTCTCGGGCAGAAGTAGGGGATCTGCGTATAGAGAGTCGGTTATTTTCTCTGGGGGCTATTCTAAAAAAAGTACAAGAAGATATGAAAAAACAGTATCCCTTGTTTCAGGTAGAGCCTCCGACCACCCCTCCCCTCCTTATGGGAGATGCCCGGCGGATAGAAGAAATTCTTACTACCCTGGCAGGGCTCTGGCCTCTTAAGGGGATTTTGTGGAAGATAGAAGGAAACTACCTTGTTTTAACGATCTATCATGAGGGGCTCCTTTCTGCAAACGGGACCCTCCACCAGGAAACAGCCCTTCTTCTGGCTCAACGGATCGTGGCAGCCCACGAAGGAATGTTAGAATACTTTCAAGAAGAAGAAAATCAGGGATGGCTTTTAAAATTTCCTTTGCCTACTCTCCAGGGACGAGGGATCATAGATAGGTCAGGACCAATCCTTGTAGTAGGAACCTCTACAGGAACCTTTCCCTCTTCTATTTTCATTGATCCTGCCAGGAAGAAAGAATTTACTGATCTTTCGGAACTTTTCGACAAAAAAGAGGTATACAGTGAAGTATCGATGCTGGTGATATTTCTTTCTCCACTTTCTTCAGAAGACCTGGTTTTGTTGTACACTATTCTTAAGGATCCCCTCTTTCAAACAATACCAATAGCACTTTTCCCTCGAGAAGATAGTACTCTCGTCGTAGGAGAATCGATCCTCTCGTATCTTTCAGAGAAAAATTCCCTTCCCCAGGAGAAGGTGATTCTTCTGTATCGTTTTTACGGAGAATTGAAACGGGAAACCATTGTAACCCTTTCTCGCCTCAATTATTTAGATATCCAGATTGCAGAAGATCCGGAAGAACTTGCTACAAAGCTAAAAAAGATACGACAGGTCCACCTTATTTTGTGTTCCGAACTGCCTTCTAATTATGAAGAAATACTGGAACTTCCCAGTGTTCGAGAGGGGACTCCTCCTTTTGTTATCCTCAGTGAACAAAAAATTGAGGAAAACCTGGTGGAACAAAGTGGTGCAAAGGGGAATTGTCTTCTGCTTAACGCCGGCATATACCAGGAGCAGGAATTCCTGTCCCTCTTAAAACGACTTTTGGAAGGTAAGAGTCTTTTACCTCCCTACACGGGTATTTTGGTTAAAAGGGCTCTGCTCTACCTGAATCAACATTACCAGGAAAATATCCTTCGCTGGAAACTCGCAGAATACGTGCACATCAGTGAAGACTACTTAAGCCGGATTTTTAAAAAAGAAATCAGCATGTCTCCCTGGGAATACCTTATTCGCCTTCGGATTTCAATGGCCAAAAAACTATTAACCCAGAAAACAGCCACCATTTCCGAAATTGCAGAAATGGTAGGATTTTCTGACCAGGCCTATTTCTGTCGGGTATTCAAAAAATACACCGGCCGTTCTCCCCTCTCTTTTCGGCGCAAAGAAGGGCAACCAAAGGGACTCTAA